Proteins from one Bdellovibrio svalbardensis genomic window:
- a CDS encoding type II secretion system protein, producing MKRLKHLRSNSGFTLVEILIALSLFGMLTSGIMTMNTWLNNSVATEASKVDRDIENTEMLKLVTQPLYFGSLQDFPENEQLAQCMKIDTRECNTDTDYKLIPFNLTTKTKMFLASTTNESGNIKNELTFRVHCPENKTFCDRASYYTVTVKTFINYLSFKSALVEKKGVVTPDFTNVVTYVPDNTVASGRPINVVLFVDNSNSMVFAKDQIKSALEALLNKLSTMNVTVGLYPLVTPYTSTANRYYLDTNGNQITTMPPYPYPGNFTYYELYSVAGSWRNYKSSFNPTSYITNYPEGANAVFPFLTSDDTSLRTSKLDSMKNLVESYFNYPTTSSLDTPLCSLIRYLETPQSPSPFSMDQFTPTAFFIISNEDDETDFNLAWFQNGSCLKGYLMKWTVSPTTYNYWGRNQQKVFNFSANVLLDGAPATLNALFSTSTSYDSKYINGDSCDADIATMNSAAAEKMISQTVATSYPNYKYIPGSGFTLTKCLVQTPYFIIKLGLPSPDATICPAFESSNPPSSSYIPGSCYERYDNIGTQGGSVQSYPLMPGISNPVDAAYKSIQDHLNLANVLYIPIVHTDATTCTLTPGSQVGTRYMALGNKPGINSKPIPICSPDYSAHLSKLDQWIADFAANDLQLSPSVAANFSSVELSRNGATITLTSNVDFSLVGTTLSFKPGILQPNDVIRVYLK from the coding sequence ATGAAAAGATTAAAACATTTAAGATCAAATAGTGGATTTACGCTGGTTGAAATACTCATCGCCCTAAGCCTATTCGGCATGTTGACGAGCGGGATCATGACTATGAATACTTGGCTCAACAACTCTGTAGCTACGGAAGCCTCAAAAGTGGATCGTGACATTGAAAACACTGAAATGCTGAAGCTGGTCACTCAACCCCTGTATTTCGGGTCTCTTCAAGACTTTCCAGAAAACGAACAACTTGCACAATGCATGAAAATCGACACGCGAGAGTGCAATACCGACACCGATTACAAATTAATACCATTCAATTTAACAACTAAAACAAAAATGTTTTTGGCCAGCACAACAAACGAATCTGGAAATATTAAAAATGAACTGACCTTTCGAGTTCATTGTCCAGAAAACAAAACATTCTGTGATCGCGCCTCCTACTATACTGTCACGGTCAAAACATTTATTAACTATTTAAGCTTCAAGTCCGCATTGGTTGAAAAGAAAGGAGTGGTGACTCCAGATTTCACCAATGTCGTCACTTACGTACCAGACAACACCGTCGCTTCCGGTCGACCAATCAACGTCGTTTTGTTTGTTGATAACTCTAACAGCATGGTCTTTGCCAAGGACCAAATCAAATCCGCGTTGGAAGCCTTATTAAACAAACTCTCCACCATGAATGTCACAGTCGGTCTGTATCCCTTAGTTACGCCATACACCTCCACGGCAAACCGATACTATTTAGATACAAATGGAAACCAAATCACGACCATGCCCCCCTATCCGTATCCCGGCAATTTTACATACTATGAACTCTATTCAGTAGCGGGTAGTTGGCGAAACTACAAATCGTCATTCAATCCCACCTCCTACATAACGAATTATCCTGAAGGGGCAAATGCTGTATTTCCGTTTTTGACTTCGGATGATACCAGTTTAAGAACTAGCAAACTAGACTCTATGAAAAATCTCGTTGAGTCGTATTTTAATTACCCTACAACTTCATCATTGGACACTCCTCTTTGCTCCTTGATAAGATACCTTGAGACACCACAAAGCCCTTCTCCATTTTCAATGGATCAATTTACACCTACCGCATTTTTTATAATTTCAAATGAGGACGATGAAACTGACTTCAACCTCGCCTGGTTTCAAAATGGCTCTTGCCTAAAAGGTTATTTAATGAAGTGGACCGTTTCACCAACGACCTATAATTATTGGGGCAGAAACCAACAGAAGGTATTTAACTTCTCTGCAAACGTTCTTTTGGATGGAGCTCCTGCGACCCTAAATGCTCTTTTTTCTACCAGCACATCGTATGATAGCAAATACATCAATGGTGATTCTTGCGATGCCGATATCGCAACCATGAACTCCGCAGCAGCGGAAAAAATGATTTCTCAGACAGTAGCTACAAGCTATCCTAACTATAAATATATTCCAGGCAGCGGTTTTACATTAACTAAATGCCTTGTCCAAACCCCTTACTTCATAATTAAGCTGGGACTTCCCAGCCCCGATGCAACCATTTGCCCAGCCTTTGAATCTTCAAACCCACCATCTTCAAGCTACATCCCGGGATCATGCTACGAACGTTACGATAACATAGGCACGCAGGGCGGGAGCGTTCAAAGCTATCCTCTGATGCCGGGAATTTCGAATCCCGTTGATGCCGCATACAAATCCATTCAAGATCATTTAAACTTAGCAAATGTTCTTTACATACCCATAGTACACACTGACGCCACGACCTGCACTCTTACTCCGGGCTCCCAAGTGGGAACCCGCTATATGGCCCTCGGCAACAAACCGGGAATCAACTCCAAACCAATACCAATTTGCAGCCCAGACTATTCAGCACACTTAAGTAAACTTGACCAGTGGATTGCGGATTTTGCAGCCAATGATCTGCAATTGTCACCTTCCGTTGCGGCGAACTTCAGCTCAGTCGAATTATCTCGAAATGGAGCCACGATCACTCTGACCTCGAATGTGGATTTTTCACTCGTGGGCACGACTCTTTCTTTCAAGCCAGGAATACTCCAGCCCAACGATGTCATACGGGTTTACTTAAAGTAA